Proteins found in one Candidatus Polarisedimenticolia bacterium genomic segment:
- a CDS encoding DUF5916 domain-containing protein: MRVRSAIEPVLRVVLLLVWAAPAPMARALGNAAEPILPPTITDAPTPPAVSNGAPSFTIPRAASPLRVDGILDEEAWKSALVLDLAYEIDPGENTPAPVKTECLLLYDDEGLHAAFRAHDPDPAAIRAHLSDRDQAFRDDFVGIFLDTFNDERRGVQLFVNPLGVQMDGSRNDVGNGGDQSEDPTWDAIWHSAGRITGEGYEVEMSVPFTSLRFSRADEDLTWGFLAMRNYPRDLRHQILLRPLDRDRDCFFCQEAKLTGFNGITPGRNLEFDPTITAHRADERDDAAGAPLQSRPAAGEGGLSARWSITPNLTLNSALNPDFSQVEADTAQLAVNTRFALFFPEKRPFFMEAADFFSTPLNVVYTRTVHEPEWGIKLSGKEGAHALGAAFGSDHKTSLIFPSNQESDDTLLDQENHVGVLRYRHDVGRNSTLGVLLADREGTDYQNRLYGADGHLRLSDKDTLKFQAMQSDTRYPDPIAAEFGQPAGRFGDPAYFLRYIHQSREWFWMTTYEDLGRDFRTDTGFIPRVDTRRHGAIVERVFWGEPKDWYTRLIFGIWGYRIENHDGVLTDTDLGLHNLILGPRQSELFTRVAVQKEFFEGVTYDKAVGELFFNIRPTGDFTCSLKGNFGDAVDYDNQRPGKLLRLVPGITLDLGRHFHLQLDNTIERLDAGGGRLYRANLAQMRLVYQFSVRTFVRAVVQHTDIKRAVALYDAALNPDGVVGRERDFLTQLLYSYKINPQTLIFVGYSDTRDNEHAVALEQRDRRVFVKIGYAWVL, translated from the coding sequence GTGCGCGTTCGATCCGCGATCGAACCGGTCCTGCGGGTTGTCCTGCTGCTCGTCTGGGCCGCGCCGGCTCCGATGGCGCGGGCGCTGGGGAATGCCGCGGAGCCGATCCTGCCGCCGACGATCACCGATGCACCCACGCCGCCCGCGGTGTCGAACGGCGCCCCATCCTTCACCATCCCGCGCGCCGCGTCCCCCTTGCGCGTCGACGGGATCCTCGACGAGGAGGCGTGGAAGAGCGCCCTGGTCCTCGACCTGGCGTACGAGATCGATCCGGGGGAGAACACGCCGGCTCCGGTGAAGACCGAGTGTCTCCTCCTGTATGACGACGAGGGGCTGCACGCCGCCTTCCGGGCGCACGACCCGGACCCGGCGGCGATCCGGGCGCACCTGTCGGACCGCGACCAGGCCTTCCGCGACGACTTCGTCGGGATCTTCCTCGACACGTTCAACGACGAGAGGCGCGGCGTCCAGCTGTTCGTGAATCCCCTCGGAGTGCAGATGGACGGGTCGCGCAACGACGTCGGCAACGGCGGAGATCAGAGCGAGGACCCGACCTGGGACGCCATCTGGCACTCGGCCGGGCGGATCACCGGCGAAGGGTACGAGGTGGAGATGTCGGTTCCGTTCACCTCGCTGCGCTTCTCGCGGGCCGACGAGGATCTGACCTGGGGCTTCCTGGCGATGCGCAACTACCCGCGCGACCTGCGCCACCAGATCCTGCTGCGCCCTCTGGACCGCGACCGCGACTGCTTCTTCTGCCAGGAGGCGAAGCTCACGGGGTTCAACGGCATCACGCCCGGCAGGAACCTCGAGTTCGACCCGACGATCACGGCGCACCGCGCCGACGAGCGCGACGACGCGGCCGGCGCGCCGCTTCAGAGCCGCCCCGCGGCGGGGGAGGGGGGCCTGTCGGCGCGCTGGAGCATCACCCCCAACCTGACGCTCAACTCGGCTCTGAACCCCGACTTCTCGCAGGTCGAGGCCGACACCGCCCAGCTCGCGGTCAACACGCGGTTCGCCCTGTTCTTCCCCGAGAAGCGGCCGTTCTTCATGGAGGCGGCCGACTTCTTCTCGACCCCCCTGAACGTCGTCTACACCCGCACCGTGCACGAGCCGGAATGGGGGATCAAGCTGAGCGGCAAGGAGGGGGCGCACGCCCTGGGGGCGGCGTTCGGCAGCGATCACAAGACGTCTTTGATCTTCCCGTCGAACCAGGAATCGGACGACACGCTGCTCGACCAGGAGAATCACGTCGGCGTCCTGCGCTACCGGCACGACGTCGGCAGGAACTCGACCCTCGGCGTCCTGCTGGCCGATCGCGAGGGGACGGACTACCAGAACCGTCTCTACGGGGCCGACGGCCACCTGCGCCTGAGCGACAAGGACACCCTGAAGTTCCAGGCCATGCAGTCCGACACGCGCTACCCGGACCCCATCGCCGCGGAGTTCGGCCAGCCGGCGGGGCGGTTCGGCGACCCGGCCTACTTCCTGCGCTACATCCACCAGTCGCGCGAGTGGTTCTGGATGACCACCTACGAGGACCTGGGGCGGGACTTCCGGACCGACACCGGGTTCATCCCGCGCGTCGACACGCGCCGGCACGGAGCGATCGTCGAGCGGGTGTTCTGGGGTGAGCCGAAGGACTGGTACACGCGGCTCATCTTCGGCATCTGGGGTTATCGCATCGAGAATCACGACGGTGTCCTGACCGACACGGATCTGGGGCTTCACAACCTGATCCTGGGGCCGCGGCAGTCGGAGCTGTTCACGCGCGTGGCGGTGCAGAAGGAGTTCTTCGAGGGGGTCACCTACGACAAGGCGGTCGGGGAGCTGTTCTTCAACATCCGCCCGACGGGAGACTTCACCTGCTCCCTCAAGGGGAATTTCGGGGACGCGGTCGATTACGACAACCAGCGCCCCGGGAAGCTCCTGCGCCTCGTACCGGGGATCACCCTCGATCTCGGGAGGCATTTCCACCTCCAGCTCGACAACACGATCGAGCGGCTGGATGCCGGCGGGGGGCGCCTGTACCGGGCCAACCTGGCGCAGATGCGCCTGGTGTACCAGTTCAGCGTGCGCACCTTCGTGCGGGCCGTCGTCCAGCACACCGACATCAAGCGGGCCGTGGCTCTCTACGACGCGGCCCTGAACCCGGACGGTGTCGTGGGCCGCGAGCGCGATTTCCTGACGCAGCTCCTGTATTCCTACAAGATCAATCCGCAGACCCTGATCTTCGTCGGCTACTCCGACACGCGGGACAACGAGCACGCCGTCGCGCTGGAGCAGCGGGACCGCCGGGTGTTCGTGAAGATCGGCTACGCCTGGGTTCTCTAG